In Planctomycetia bacterium, the sequence CTCATGGCCCGCGGAGCTGCCCGCGTCGTGAGCGAGATGGCGACGCGAGGGGAAATTGACGGCATCATTTCACTTGGCGGCGGCGGCGGCACGGCGATTGCCACGGCCGCGATGCGCGCGCTGCCCATCGGGTTTCCCAAACTCATGGTTTCCACGTTGGCGAGTGGCCAGACTGCGCCGTACGTTGGGACTTCGGACATCGTGATGATGCCGGCAATCGTTGATGTATCCGGCATAAACCGCGTATCGCGTACCATCTTCTCGAACGCCGCCGGAGCGATCGGGGGAATGGTTACAGCTGCCGCCAGGCGTCGCA encodes:
- a CDS encoding Tm-1-like ATP-binding domain-containing protein, with the translated sequence MPTIAVLGTFDSKGPEHAFVADALRIQGFSTRLINVGCLDAPTISPAVGAEIIAAAGDPEWRTILTRKDRGECVALMARGAARVVSEMATRGEIDGIISLGGGGGTAIATAAMRALPIGFPKLMVSTLASGQTAPYVGTSDIVMMPAIVDVSGINRVSRTIFSNAAGAIGGMVTAAARRR